The DNA segment AGTGTGACTGTGTGGAACACCAGGAGCTGGTCCGAAGTGCTTCACTGCCTCACGAGAGTTCTTTGGACCTCTTAACAGAACCTGCAAACATTTACCATGTTCAATGCTAACATTCTGTTTATGAATAAGGATGTGTAAAATGTAAGAATAATGCTTGATGTAAGCTAATTTGTTTGAAATCATCAATCCTTGCATTTGTGGCACACCCAACTCGTTTTAGGTAACAAAATATGTTCTGAATTCTAAAACACAATCATAACCAAACAACTAAACCAATTTAAGTAACCAAAAGTTCAGTTATGGCTTCTCTATACCATATTTGTGTGGCTGTAACCAAAATATCCAAACAGTTGTATGCGTGTGTCTATACAGCCTTCCTTCCTGATTTTAGATGATAACATATGGACCTAGTCTGGGCTTTTAATTGTGGCCAATTGGGTTTTAATCCACAAAGAATAAGATAACTTACAGCACCTGGACTGCAAAAAAATTGTATTTCTTTAAGCATGTGGCTGTGCGTATTGGTTGTAGTTATCTATATCCTTGGCGTTTTGCTTTGTACTTTAAGACTCAAACTTACCTTGCATAGAAGGTACAAAGCTAACTTTATTAAACCCAAAACTAAAAACCTTAAATTGCGttcaaaaatttaataaaaactaTTAACAAATTTGTCTAGCGCTAGGTAGTCAAAGAAGCTAAGCACATTCTAGGCGCAAAGCGTAAAGCTTGAGCCTAGACGCAAAGCACTTAAGATAAGTGTGGCTTTTTAGGGCTAGGTTAGACTGTTTTAGGTTAGTTACATGCCATCTCTGAATGTTCCAGAACTTTAGTTGTTCAGACAGTATTTTTGACCGAAATTTTCAAACCTGGCAAGGATCTCGCTGAAAGCTCGCAGAAGCGCCTTGGTGGCCGAAAGGAGGTTTGCCTGCGCTAAGCCTCACCCGGGTTTCTACATAGGTCTAGTTCAATAACAATGGGCTTTGTTGAAATGAACAAAAAACTGGGCCAATATAATGTTTAACAGACATCGATTGGTTATAGTTCTCTGTTAACTAAAAGAAGCCACGCAATTTTTTTTGAAAGCCTATTTATTGGCAGTTATCCATTTTTTACAGATTACAATTACAgatatttatcttttttttgGAAATCATATCTCAATCAAATCTTATATATATTTGAATTTTAAAAATGTTTAAGATATCTTATCTTTTTATTCAATAATGATGAACAAACGTTCATAATCTTATGCTCTTTTTTGGCCGGCAAATTACTACAGGTATAGGATTCTGCAGTATATTCAACAATTCATATGTATTTATCATTTATATTTTGATTCATATTCACAGGTTAATAGGTTATGGCTTCTCAATTTGAAAAAAGTGTCTTTAGTACATCATattatttttctatgtttttatTTGCTTGCGCTTTTTTTTCTAGTCCCGCGCTTTTTTGCGCTTCTCACCTAGGCGACAAGCGAAGCCTATGCGCCTAGAGTGCGCCTAGCGCATTTGATAACTATGGATACAGCAAATCAGTAAAAACCGTATTATGTTCATAAGCTTCCTGGCTCATAAAACACAATGAATCCTAAATAAAAAGAAGAAACAGCATCTAGAAGTAATCTTATAAAAGCACAAAAGCAAATGTAAAAGACCAGTAGACATTTTATAACTTTAAGACATCATACCAATCCCCTGCCTAAAACTGCTGCAAGCCAGACTAAGTGATTTTTCTCAACTACATAGGTACGCTTTTGTTGCATGCAACAATAGAAAATCTCATATCGTTAATGCAAATTGTACTAAAACAAAAGAAGATCAGCTAAAAACATGCATCACAATTCACAAACTAAAACTTGTTCACATATGCTATCGATATCTGCTGAATCTActacgaatatatatatatatctaaaagAAAACAACATACCGTGTTCTGTCCAAGTGGAGCTCTAAGAGCCAGCTGATCAAACGTCAAACATTCTCCACCAGCCTTCTCAATCCTTGCCCTAGCAGTCTCTGTAAACCTAAGGGCAGTAACCTTGATACAAGGAATCTCATGAACCCGTACATCATCTGTTACCGTGCCAACAACCACAGCAATCTTGTCTTCCTATATTAACAAACATCCACATAAACTTAATAACGAAACCTGCATATTTCTCATTGTATTTAATTCTAAGACTTACAACATTATGTGAAACTTGTAACAAATAATTGAACATAAAACATGTAACCTAtgatgcagttaatgcggtaaaatggccgatatttgagatataggttatctcggtgagatctcggtaattttaatataatgcagaatttatatacattgcaatttaacactaataatTCGGTGACTTTGCTGCATAGCATGTAACAATACCTTGGCAGACATGTAACGAATCAAACGAGAAAGAGAAATCGGAGGCTTGTTGACTTTGCTCATGAAGAGCCTCTTAAGAATGACAGCATTGAAATTGCTTCCTGTTCTTCTAACTAAAAAACGATAAAGCTGTACAAAGGTAGAAACAACATACGCATAAGAAATTGAATTGAAATTGAAGAATGAATAAAAATGGTATTGAATGAcggtttatgtatatatatacctTGACGAGAAGCTTGAGGTAGATATCATCGGATCTAGGGGCGGTTCGTTTGGTCCGCTTGCTCTTTCCACCTGCAACTAGATCTATACCCTGGATAATGAACAGAATAGTGAGTTAAGATGTAATAATAGTAAAAGATGATGACGTGGAGGCTAGGGTTCGAGTGAATGACGATACCATGGTGACGGCGGGTGCTGCAAAAAGAAACGGTGTCCAAAGGGAAGGAGAGGGAGGCTAGGGTTTATGAACACAACGGCGAATTTGCACGTGTTTGTAAATATAACACGGTGGGCTGGTTTTGGGCCCTTTCAAAAACTGGATATTGCATATTTGCATGAGGTTCGTTTTAGGCCCATCTGTAAGTGGTCTCAATTTTGCAATGCTTTACACTTTGACATCTGGAAGGTGTTTAGGGTGGGCCATCGTAAAGAGCCCATACTAGTGGGTTGTTTTCTCGATTAAGATTTAAGAATCATAGATAGAGTGacatatataaaaaaatcataagttTAGTAGTATTTTAAGGGGTTGGGCTGGCTGCACATATATGTGGATTTCGAGTATAAAAACCTTAATTACGGGTATAGAATTGGAATTGGTTTCGGTTTATTTTCTGATGATTTCGGTTTTGCAATCTGGGTCGGGTTTTGGAGATCTGTTTTTTTGGCGGACGTTACAAAATATGATGAAATTGTACCTCATGCCAAAGCGGGACCGTGTAGCTTACAGATCGAGCAACAAATTGAATAAAAAACagagaaattttagaaaaaaaaattaagatgATATGGAATTCGAAAGAAAAGAGAGTGTGTACCATGAGATCTAAATTCACAGTGTTGGTTGATGTCATTGTTGCGATGTGCGGAGGTTCATTGTCACCGAAGtgtagagagagagtgtgtgtgatGGTGGTTTGACGACGGGGATCTGTGGAGTGGTGGAAAATGAACGGTGGAGAGTTGGAAAGTGATAAATATTTGATTATGATTTATCAAGAATAATCTTGAAACTTAGATTGGATTAATCTTGAAACTTGGATTTGACGGTGGTTTTAGTTGCTGTGCGATGATGATGAGATGAATggatgatgatgattgtgattttctataataataataaagatcAGGGGTAAAATAGTCTATTTCACAAGAAGGTTCAGGGGTAAAAGAAACTTTTCAACCATGGTCAAACGATCAAACTGACTGAGAGTTGACAAAATGACTCAGAATGTAACGCTTTTCAAAGTACATGACTTAAGTTTCCAAAATTTTCATCTGTGGACTTAAGTTGACCACACCCAAAAACCATAGGGACGCAAATTACATACTCTTAATTAACTATGAATATTAACACTTCAAATTTAGTTGGTTAGAGCACTCACATCCCTTTCTTTATTTTACCCTCTATCTCAATGATATTGAGAAACGAGCAAAAATATCTTCTACGTCTGATTCTTTATTTGTTCCTCATCTCTATATCATATAATAGAGAGTAGAACATAATCTCTATATTTGATAGCTAACCATTCATATCTATAATGTTGTGAGTGtataa comes from the Helianthus annuus cultivar XRQ/B chromosome 4, HanXRQr2.0-SUNRISE, whole genome shotgun sequence genome and includes:
- the LOC110937072 gene encoding 60S ribosomal protein L18-3; the encoded protein is MGIDLVAGGKSKRTKRTAPRSDDIYLKLLVKLYRFLVRRTGSNFNAVILKRLFMSKVNKPPISLSRLIRYMSAKEDKIAVVVGTVTDDVRVHEIPCIKVTALRFTETARARIEKAGGECLTFDQLALRAPLGQNTVLLRGPKNSREAVKHFGPAPGVPHSHTKPYVRSKGRKFEKARGRRNSRGFRN